The Pseudomonas fluorescens nucleotide sequence AAGCCTTTTGTTGAACGATCAGTCGTACTACGAATCGATGAGCCGTGCCCATAACCCGTATGGGGATGGTGCAGCCTGTGCTCGTATATGCGAAGCGCTTTTGACTCTTTAAGTAGGTTGGAGCGTCGTATGCAGGAGTACCGTCGTGGTGCAGTGAACGCCTTGTATTTGATTTTGGTGCAGGGCGCTAACTATGTTGTTCCTTTGGCTGTCATGTTTCATTTTATGAAAGAGCTGGGGATCGCGGGGTTTGGGCAGTATGCGTTTTGGTATGCTGCCATGTTATACGTACAGACCTTTGTGGATTACGGTTTTTCATTTTCAGGTACTCGTGACATCGCTGCCTCGGACGGTAGCCCTGCAAAAATTTCAGCAATCTTTTCTCAGGTGACAGTAGCAAAATTACTGCTGTCCACCTGCGTGTTGGTTTTGGCCTTAGCCTATTATTTCTTTATGGCGGAAAGCGCTCAACCGGTACTAGTGGTTGCTGCAACAGGCGTGTTTACTGCGCTCATTCCGAACTGGTATTTCCAGGGTATCCAGCAACTGCGAGAAATTTCTCTTTTCAACGTACTGGGGCGAGTGGTTTTCCTGATCCTCGCGTTTTCGGTGATAAACAGTACGTCGCAGGTGAGTGATATTTTCCTCTTGCATTTTGTGGCCGTTTTTCCACCGTTGATATTTGGTTATTGGTTTGCATCTAGACGGCTTAACTGGGCGTTGACGATTTCCAGGCGGGATCTGGCAAAACAATACTCAGCCGGGTGGCATATATTTTCCACAACAATGCTGTCGATGCTGCTAAGTAACGGTGGCGTGTTCTGGTTAGGGCTTTCAACCAATCCGGCTGTTGTAGGTATCTATGCCGCCGTCGAACGTGTGGTAAAGGCTATTGTTGGATTATTTATTCCGATTAGCCAGGCGTTCTACCCGTTAAATAGCAGAATGTTCTCACAGTCTTTTGAAAAGGGCCTGCGAAGTGTAGGGGTTACCGGGGCGGCAATGTTGTCCCTGTGTGCCATGGCTATTGCAGTCTTTTATTTTTCCAGTTCGATCTGGTTTGGGATATTCAAAATCCCTGCGGAGGGAATGGCCTACTTAGGGTTACTACTGGCTTGGGTGTTTTTTAGTGTCTTCAATAATGTTGCGGGCATACAGACACTCAGTGCGTCAGGTGCCGCTGCGCGATATGCATACAGCTTCAACGTTGCTGCAATCATATTCGTTTTGGTTATTTATCTTCAACTACACACGGATGCAGGGAAGGTGGTTGCTCAAGCACTTCTGATCTCAGAGGTCGTTCTGTCAATTCTCCTTGTGCTGAACATCATGCACATTATTATGGTTAAACGACGTTGAGTCAGATCGTGCGGGTAGTACGCCACCGCTCAGGGGCCGGCTTGGTAGTTTGTGCGACCTGTTGCATAAGCAGTGTGGGGATTTTAGAGTGAGTTGTGGATTATGAATGTTGAAACTGTGGGCTCAGAAAAAAAGGCGTATATTTTCAGAGGGCTGCCCCTCGTGGCGGATTCGCGCACCCTGAGAAATGGAGCTTTTTTTTCAAAGGCAACTTACTGTACGTGGGAGAAAAAAGAGCGTAGTGCAGCCGGAGATAAAGAAATTATCAATTTCCCACTGGCCAAAGATGGTGGCTGGATGGCAATAAAATATCCTTTGTACCTACTGTATCTTTTCTTTTTTTCGCTCTTCAAGATCGGTAGGAAAGACATATGTGTCTGCATGGATCTGGATACATTTGTCCCCGTCTGGATCGGGAGTTTTTTTAAAGGGACAACCTTGATTTTCGATGTGGTAGATCCCGCATCGCAGGCGCGATTTAAGAAGATCCCGTGCTCTAAATTAATTGATAAAGTAGAGTTTTTCTTCATTAATAGGGCTAGCCTGGCTGTATTTCCTCATGAGAGCAGACTGCGCTATTATCACGACTTGCTGGGCGTTGATACTGCGAATGTGAAAAGCTTTATTATTGAAAATATGCCCTCCTTTACCAAAAATGAAGGGCGTGATACTGGCCTGTTAAAGCAAGTAAAGAAGCCACGTACATTGACTGTTGGCTATTTTGGAACGTTGGATGCAAGTCGCGGGCTTAACTTGATAGTAGGGCTGGTATGCGCCAATCCCGACAGGGTAAAATTGTTGGTTGCGGGGGATGGACCACTCAAAGGTTATATAGAAGAACAGGCGCTGCGTTGTTCTAGTATTACCTATGTCGGGCGTTATACGGGGGATCAACTGGAAGGATTATACGAGCAAGTTGATTTTTCATGGATGTACTATGATCCCGATATTTTCTTGCATAAATATGCGGCACCTAACAAGTTTTATGAGCATCTCTGTTTTCAGGTGCCGGTGATTACTAATGCGGTAATTCCGCAGGCCGAGTTTGTCTTTGAAAACCATACCGGCGTAGTCATTGATCAGAGTGGTCGGAGTTATATTAAAGACGGAAAAATAGCATCTGAGTTTTTGCTATGCCTTGAGCAGTTCACGTCCGGCCCGGTGCTTAATAATTATTGGCAGTCGACGTGCATTGGTTACTACCGTTCTATCGCTAAACAGTTCCCAGGGATAGCGGTGGAGGGGGGGGGGCGATGAACTATTCCCTGTTCTTCGCGCTTCTCTCCATATGCTCGAGGGGCTTGGCGGAATGTTTTCTTCCAAAATCGCTTTCTTACCTGGCTTCATTGGGTAGCTTCTTCTTCTTTGTTATTTGTTTCTATGCAAGTTGCCGGCCGGTACTGGTTCTGAGACCAGCAGCAATTATCATATCGATAGCTTTCGTCATTAGTTCGATAGCGTCGTTGCTTTTTACGTTGGCAGATGGGGCTGACTCAGCCTATGGGTTTTATTTAGCTTACCCCATCGCCATCTCGTTCTTTTTTCTGATGTTTTATTCGATAAAAGTAAAGTCGGTTGACCTCAGGAAAGTTGAGCGTGCGGTATCTGCGTTAGTGCTTGTTCTTTTTGTAATGGCGACATTGCAAGAATTCAAAGTGATTGATTTGCCTGGAGCAACGCCAGCCTATGGTTTACCAGTCGATCTTGCTCGGCCTTCATCATTGACCGGAAGCTACCTGCACTATCCTTTGATCATGGTAATGCTGGGCGTTTTTTTACAGGCGATTAATCAAAGAGTGACTTTTGTTTCACTCATTGCGTTCTCGAGCGTTTTTCTCGCATTCTCGCGCTCGGGGATGATGCTGGTTTTCGCACACTTCTCATTTTTGATAGTTTACAACATTCTGACGAACGGCTTCAGGTTCAGTTTGAAAGGTCTTTTGGTATTCTATTTTTCATTATTGACTGGCATAGTGGCCATGGTGGCATCAGGGTTCCTTGAACTGTTCATTGAAAGGATCTCATCGTCTTTCGATCAGCAGGGCGTGGGCAATGACGACAGAATTGAAGCATGGCGTCATGGTCTTGAGGTTTTTTCCAGCGGCGATTGGTGGTTTGGGAATAATTTTGGTATCGCTACTAACCTAACCGCTAACCTGGTTGGGGCAGACTCTTATGTTGTTGAGTCTGCAGTTTTGCAAAATCTGATTAATTTTGGCATTGTTGGATCTATTATTTTTTTCTGTTTTTTTGGGTATATGTATTTTTTCTCGAAAGAGCGAGTTTTCAGATTTTTCCTTTTGGCCTTCATTTTTCAGTCGCTGGTGTACCAGTCGACTGAGGTTTTACCATTCATTTTGGGCGTGCTTTTTTTGAGGTCGCTTGATATCCAGCGCCCTGCTAGTTTCAGAGCGTCAGTCGAGGCCATGAGGCAGGAGTGATCATGCTCGAGGAAATTATAAAAATGCCTATTGATTTCAAATATTCCTTAGTGGTGACTCCGTGCGTCTAGGTGAATTGTTGGGAAGAAATGCGAACAATCTGGATATTTTTCGCATGGTTGCGGCCTGTATGGTTATCTATGGGCATGCGTACTCTATTACACCACAGTTCGGGTATTCCGACTGGGTCGAACGACTATTAGGGTATGATTATTCAGGCTCTCTGGCAGTAAAAATATTCTTTTTTATCAGCGGGTTGGTGGTGACCAACAGTCTGTTATCCCGGCGGGACGCTATCGCTTTTGTTTGTTCGCGTTTCTTCCGGATTTGGCCGGCGTTCATGTTGGTTGTTATCGTCAGTGCGTTAGTGATTGGTCCGATTTACTCCAGTTTTTCTCCAGTTGAGTATTTTTCAAGTAGCCAGTTTAAAGTGACTGACTATATTCTCTCTAACTTTCTTATGGATATACGCTATTATTTGCCTGGGGTGTTTTTTGAATTGCCTTACGAGGCCGCAGTTAATGGCTCGCTGTGGACACTTTACTACGAAGTAGGCGCTTATCTCGGGCTGTTGCTGATGTTTTTGCTCGGTATTTTTAGAGATAAATTCTTGGCA carries:
- a CDS encoding oligosaccharide flippase family protein, which codes for MQEYRRGAVNALYLILVQGANYVVPLAVMFHFMKELGIAGFGQYAFWYAAMLYVQTFVDYGFSFSGTRDIAASDGSPAKISAIFSQVTVAKLLLSTCVLVLALAYYFFMAESAQPVLVVAATGVFTALIPNWYFQGIQQLREISLFNVLGRVVFLILAFSVINSTSQVSDIFLLHFVAVFPPLIFGYWFASRRLNWALTISRRDLAKQYSAGWHIFSTTMLSMLLSNGGVFWLGLSTNPAVVGIYAAVERVVKAIVGLFIPISQAFYPLNSRMFSQSFEKGLRSVGVTGAAMLSLCAMAIAVFYFSSSIWFGIFKIPAEGMAYLGLLLAWVFFSVFNNVAGIQTLSASGAAARYAYSFNVAAIIFVLVIYLQLHTDAGKVVAQALLISEVVLSILLVLNIMHIIMVKRR
- a CDS encoding glycosyltransferase translates to MNVETVGSEKKAYIFRGLPLVADSRTLRNGAFFSKATYCTWEKKERSAAGDKEIINFPLAKDGGWMAIKYPLYLLYLFFFSLFKIGRKDICVCMDLDTFVPVWIGSFFKGTTLIFDVVDPASQARFKKIPCSKLIDKVEFFFINRASLAVFPHESRLRYYHDLLGVDTANVKSFIIENMPSFTKNEGRDTGLLKQVKKPRTLTVGYFGTLDASRGLNLIVGLVCANPDRVKLLVAGDGPLKGYIEEQALRCSSITYVGRYTGDQLEGLYEQVDFSWMYYDPDIFLHKYAAPNKFYEHLCFQVPVITNAVIPQAEFVFENHTGVVIDQSGRSYIKDGKIASEFLLCLEQFTSGPVLNNYWQSTCIGYYRSIAKQFPGIAVEGGGR
- a CDS encoding O-antigen ligase family protein, with product MNYSLFFALLSICSRGLAECFLPKSLSYLASLGSFFFFVICFYASCRPVLVLRPAAIIISIAFVISSIASLLFTLADGADSAYGFYLAYPIAISFFFLMFYSIKVKSVDLRKVERAVSALVLVLFVMATLQEFKVIDLPGATPAYGLPVDLARPSSLTGSYLHYPLIMVMLGVFLQAINQRVTFVSLIAFSSVFLAFSRSGMMLVFAHFSFLIVYNILTNGFRFSLKGLLVFYFSLLTGIVAMVASGFLELFIERISSSFDQQGVGNDDRIEAWRHGLEVFSSGDWWFGNNFGIATNLTANLVGADSYVVESAVLQNLINFGIVGSIIFFCFFGYMYFFSKERVFRFFLLAFIFQSLVYQSTEVLPFILGVLFLRSLDIQRPASFRASVEAMRQE
- a CDS encoding acyltransferase family protein translates to MRLGELLGRNANNLDIFRMVAACMVIYGHAYSITPQFGYSDWVERLLGYDYSGSLAVKIFFFISGLVVTNSLLSRRDAIAFVCSRFFRIWPAFMLVVIVSALVIGPIYSSFSPVEYFSSSQFKVTDYILSNFLMDIRYYLPGVFFELPYEAAVNGSLWTLYYEVGAYLGLLLMFLLGIFRDKFLATLVLVFLLISQHFISADAMHPIFHQPILVQCFAFGALLALYKDSFELHSGVVFFGWIVFYACAASAFSKYFLYIAIFLTILYLSGTKLLLAIKPKIDVSYGIYLWGFPVQQMLAYHFLELGVRFNQVAAIVVCIVLGYLSWYLVEERSIAFGGRVAKNIKGRVDWLVSRLSLKGKTRPT